A DNA window from Bradyrhizobium barranii subsp. barranii contains the following coding sequences:
- a CDS encoding RidA family protein produces the protein MSSVNKPGGNYLPVIIHGGIAYVSGQLPRRGEDLLYAGKVGANVDIAAAQEAAALCADLCISAINHATGGEDRIVQVLQLVGYIASAPGFTQQSQVMNGASDRLIERLGDRGRHTRTSVGVAELPRGAPVELSMIAAVRS, from the coding sequence ATGAGCAGCGTGAACAAGCCCGGCGGCAACTATTTGCCGGTGATCATCCATGGTGGAATTGCGTATGTCAGTGGTCAGCTGCCGCGTCGCGGTGAGGACCTGCTGTATGCGGGCAAGGTCGGCGCAAATGTCGATATCGCGGCCGCGCAGGAGGCCGCTGCTCTCTGCGCCGATCTCTGCATTTCGGCCATCAACCACGCAACAGGCGGAGAGGACAGGATCGTCCAGGTCCTGCAGCTCGTTGGATACATTGCTTCAGCGCCTGGATTTACCCAGCAGTCGCAAGTCATGAATGGGGCCTCCGACCGGCTGATCGAGCGCTTGGGCGATCGCGGTCGTCACACGCGCACGTCTGTCGGCGTCGCCGAGTTGCCGCGGGGCGCTCCCGTCGAGCTGAGTATGATTGCCGCTGTTCGGTCGTAA
- a CDS encoding alpha/beta hydrolase, protein MKNYLAFFLILGMTAASAHGPLPARLTGPSNLVRVGLTDNDTTAGGTARLCEQISFSRGLRYGDSEANVLDVATSSETKADTPRPVLLFVGGDTFTGDRGAPDLSREVQDQAMCFAARNGMIGVRVNYRFAPAATWPMGATDVAAALSWVHGNIDLFNGDAREIVAVGYGAGAFHVATLLAHPEFQTDRADVAAVVLVSGIYRAGKDASDSEKAYLGTDPTQYDKRSVFPGILNVDAPIVLAWAANDPANLVAQGETLKKTLCGAGHCPRSTLMRSRDGIAAAFGLDGSGDSLAEPTLLLVHQLEARELP, encoded by the coding sequence ATGAAGAATTATCTCGCTTTCTTTCTCATCCTGGGCATGACGGCAGCCTCCGCACACGGTCCGTTGCCGGCGCGGCTCACGGGGCCGTCCAATCTCGTCCGGGTGGGCCTCACCGACAACGACACGACCGCCGGTGGCACCGCGCGGCTGTGCGAGCAGATCTCCTTCTCGCGCGGGCTGCGCTACGGCGACAGCGAGGCCAATGTGCTCGACGTCGCCACCAGCAGCGAGACCAAGGCGGATACGCCCCGGCCCGTGCTGCTGTTCGTGGGGGGCGACACCTTTACCGGCGATCGCGGCGCGCCGGACCTGTCCCGCGAGGTCCAGGACCAGGCGATGTGCTTTGCCGCGCGCAACGGCATGATCGGCGTGCGCGTCAACTATCGCTTTGCGCCTGCGGCGACCTGGCCGATGGGTGCAACCGACGTCGCGGCGGCGCTATCCTGGGTCCACGGCAATATCGACCTGTTCAATGGCGATGCCCGCGAGATCGTCGCGGTCGGCTACGGCGCCGGCGCCTTCCATGTCGCCACCTTGCTGGCGCATCCCGAATTCCAGACCGACCGCGCCGATGTCGCCGCCGTCGTGCTGGTGTCCGGGATCTACCGCGCGGGCAAGGACGCGAGCGACAGCGAGAAGGCCTATCTTGGCACTGACCCCACCCAATACGACAAGCGGTCGGTCTTCCCCGGCATCCTCAACGTCGACGCGCCGATCGTGCTGGCCTGGGCCGCGAACGATCCCGCGAACCTCGTGGCGCAGGGCGAGACCTTGAAGAAGACCCTCTGCGGCGCCGGCCACTGCCCGCGCAGCACGCTGATGCGCAGCCGCGACGGCATCGCCGCCGCCTTCGGCCTCGACGGCTCCGGCGACAGCCTCGCCGAACCGACGCTGCTGCTGGTGCATCAGCTCGAGGCGCGGGAGCTGCCGTAG
- a CDS encoding ATP-binding protein, whose amino-acid sequence MSAAPDKWRPSLTLVIFTVLATVGVLPLVGLFFFRLYDNQLIRQTQAELIAQSRVLATIYAQEVTARLDSGLTLGAEVPPNVLPDPGDQVTPIRPALDLTANDLLRRRPDAQAAPQPAQPAYVEIGARLTPIIRETQKVTLAGFRILDPQGVVIAGRYEVGQSLAHIEEVADALHGQYRATLRNRVPDRPPPPIYSFSRGLGVHVFSAMPVIVNNRVAGVIYTTRTPSNIFDHLYQERAKFVLAGLAVILGTIAIGLVFSRTITLPMRELIDRAARIGRGDGEAFRPLRHYGTREFAQLSHSFLGMAEQLARRSDYIATFSAHLTHELKSPLTSIKGAAELLQDSFQGKPEGLTPAEQKTFIANILSDTQRLEAMAQRLRELARAESLPQNERTELAPVIADLRSRFPASSIEASGRLDRTIGMSGEKALIVLSHLADNAMRHRARTIRLEAVDERTTLLVTVSNDGEPISAPNRDRIFDAFFTTRRDQGGTGMGLAIARAVMASHGGSIKLKPTDEGAAFELQFPIA is encoded by the coding sequence ATGAGCGCGGCGCCCGACAAATGGCGGCCGTCGCTCACCCTCGTGATTTTCACGGTGCTGGCGACCGTCGGCGTGCTGCCGCTGGTCGGCTTGTTCTTCTTCCGCCTCTACGACAACCAGCTGATCCGCCAGACCCAGGCCGAGCTGATTGCGCAGAGCCGCGTGCTGGCGACGATCTATGCGCAGGAGGTCACGGCGCGGCTCGACAGCGGCCTGACGCTCGGCGCCGAGGTGCCGCCCAACGTGCTGCCCGACCCCGGCGACCAGGTCACCCCGATCCGTCCCGCGCTCGACCTCACCGCCAACGATCTCTTGCGGCGGCGGCCCGATGCGCAAGCTGCTCCGCAGCCGGCGCAGCCAGCCTATGTCGAGATCGGCGCAAGACTGACGCCGATCATCCGCGAGACCCAGAAGGTGACGCTGGCGGGCTTTCGCATCCTCGATCCGCAGGGCGTGGTGATCGCCGGGCGCTACGAGGTCGGGCAATCGCTCGCCCATATCGAGGAGGTCGCGGACGCGCTGCACGGGCAGTACCGCGCCACGCTGCGCAACCGCGTCCCGGATCGGCCGCCGCCCCCAATCTATTCGTTCAGCCGCGGCCTCGGCGTGCACGTGTTCTCGGCAATGCCCGTCATCGTCAACAACCGCGTCGCCGGGGTGATCTACACCACGCGGACGCCGAGCAACATCTTTGACCATCTCTACCAGGAGCGGGCCAAGTTCGTGCTGGCGGGGCTCGCCGTGATCCTGGGCACCATCGCGATCGGCCTCGTATTCTCGCGCACCATCACGCTGCCGATGCGCGAGTTGATCGACCGCGCCGCGCGGATCGGCCGCGGCGACGGCGAGGCGTTTCGGCCGCTCCGGCATTACGGAACCCGGGAGTTCGCCCAGCTCTCGCACAGCTTTCTCGGCATGGCCGAGCAGTTGGCGCGGCGCTCCGACTATATCGCGACGTTCTCGGCCCACCTCACTCACGAGCTGAAATCGCCGCTGACCTCGATCAAGGGCGCGGCCGAGCTGTTGCAGGATTCGTTTCAAGGAAAGCCGGAAGGCCTGACGCCGGCCGAGCAGAAGACGTTCATCGCCAACATCCTGTCGGACACGCAGCGGCTGGAGGCGATGGCGCAGCGGCTGCGCGAGCTCGCCCGCGCCGAGAGCCTGCCGCAGAACGAGCGCACTGAGCTTGCGCCCGTGATCGCCGACCTCCGGAGCCGGTTTCCAGCCAGCTCAATCGAGGCCAGCGGCCGCCTCGACCGGACGATCGGCATGTCCGGCGAGAAGGCGCTGATCGTGCTGTCGCATCTCGCCGACAACGCGATGCGGCACAGGGCGAGGACCATCAGGCTGGAGGCGGTGGACGAGCGGACGACCCTGCTTGTGACGGTCAGCAATGACGGCGAGCCGATTTCGGCGCCGAACCGCGACAGGATCTTTGATGCGTTCTTCACGACCCGCCGCGACCAGGGTGGCACCGGGATGGGGCTGGCGATCGCGCGCGCGGTGATGGCGAGCCATGGCGGCTCGATCAAGCTGAAGCCGACCGACGAGGGCGCGGCCTTCGAGCTCCAGTTTCCGATCGCCTAG
- a CDS encoding NUDIX hydrolase, translating to MSTWRPHPHIRVVALGLHWRDGRLLAAEVRDDAGRIKGVRPLGGEIEFGESWRTALLREFHEELGIDITIIGEPLVMENIFLHEGSTGHEVMFIAEVALPDGAFSGRDRIDFREDNGEEIVARWFDLAELDVEGGPSLYPNGLKDVLLRRKRQSA from the coding sequence ATGTCCACATGGCGGCCCCACCCTCACATCCGCGTCGTCGCGCTCGGCCTGCACTGGCGGGACGGGCGCCTGCTCGCGGCCGAGGTGCGTGACGATGCGGGGCGGATCAAGGGCGTCAGGCCGCTCGGCGGCGAGATCGAGTTTGGCGAGAGCTGGCGAACTGCGCTGTTGCGCGAATTCCACGAAGAGCTCGGCATCGACATCACGATCATCGGCGAGCCGCTGGTGATGGAGAACATTTTTTTGCACGAGGGATCGACCGGGCACGAGGTGATGTTCATTGCGGAGGTCGCGCTTCCAGACGGCGCGTTCAGCGGCCGGGATCGCATCGACTTCCGCGAGGATAACGGCGAAGAGATCGTCGCACGCTGGTTCGATCTTGCGGAGCTCGACGTCGAGGGCGGGCCGAGCCTTTATCCGAACGGGTTGAAGGATGTGCTGCTCCGACGGAAGCGCCAGTCCGCCTGA
- a CDS encoding alpha-ketoglutarate-dependent dioxygenase AlkB, giving the protein MTQLGLFAEPQAGPAGLRYTDDFVEAAVEQDLIGRIAALPLQRFQFGAFEGNRRVASFGYRYDYSLQRLAEAEPIPDWVLPVARQVEAWAGLAAGSVRQVLCTEYDTGVGIGWHRDKPHFKEILGLSLGSPCRFRFRRRSGDKWERHALEALPRSLYLMDREARSQWEHSIPPVEARRYSITFRTMQRV; this is encoded by the coding sequence ATGACGCAACTTGGTCTGTTCGCCGAACCGCAAGCCGGTCCTGCCGGGCTTCGCTATACCGATGACTTCGTCGAGGCCGCCGTCGAGCAGGACTTGATCGGCCGCATCGCAGCATTGCCGCTGCAGCGCTTCCAGTTCGGCGCCTTCGAGGGCAACCGCCGGGTGGCGTCGTTCGGCTATCGCTATGACTATTCGCTGCAACGGCTGGCCGAGGCCGAGCCGATCCCGGACTGGGTCCTGCCCGTCGCGCGGCAGGTCGAGGCCTGGGCGGGCCTCGCCGCCGGCAGCGTCCGGCAGGTGCTCTGCACCGAATATGACACCGGCGTCGGCATCGGCTGGCACCGCGACAAGCCGCATTTCAAGGAGATCCTCGGCCTGTCGCTGGGCTCACCGTGCAGATTCCGCTTCCGCCGCCGCAGCGGCGACAAATGGGAGCGCCACGCGCTCGAAGCCCTGCCGCGCTCGCTCTACCTGATGGACCGCGAGGCGCGCTCGCAATGGGAGCACAGCATCCCGCCGGTCGAGGCACGCCGCTATTCCATCACCTTCCGGACGATGCAGCGGGTGTAA
- a CDS encoding enolase C-terminal domain-like protein: MTETVRIRRFNARPVIVPMNLPLKTSTGAVAKAPLVLIDCETDQGAVGHAYLFSITPSALKPLTAMVTEMSELIAGDELLPFEIERKLTQRFTLLGLAGLQRLAQSGIDMAAWDALARSKGLPLARLLGGAPKPVRAYNSKGLGIMPAGAAVDEAHKLLAEGFHAAKIRVGRPDAREDLAVVRAVRKAVGDQVTLMCDYNQALTVTEAIRRGEMLDDEGLTWIEEPVRHDDYAGNARIADALRTPVQIGENFDSAFSMQSALSAEACDYVMPDVQRIGGVTGWLRAAALAHAAGIEMSTHLFSEVSAHLLCVTPTAHWLEYVDWADAVLATRLQIKDGFALPGEEPGNGIAWDEAAVKKYLV, from the coding sequence ATGACCGAGACCGTCCGCATCAGGCGCTTCAATGCGCGCCCCGTGATCGTGCCGATGAATTTGCCGCTCAAGACCTCGACCGGCGCGGTCGCAAAGGCGCCGCTGGTGCTGATCGACTGCGAGACCGACCAGGGCGCGGTGGGGCATGCCTATCTGTTCTCGATCACGCCTTCGGCCTTGAAGCCGCTGACGGCGATGGTCACGGAAATGTCGGAGCTCATTGCCGGCGACGAGCTGCTGCCGTTCGAGATCGAGCGCAAGCTGACCCAGCGCTTCACCCTGCTCGGCCTCGCCGGCCTGCAGCGGCTGGCGCAATCCGGCATCGACATGGCGGCGTGGGACGCGCTGGCGCGCAGCAAGGGCTTGCCACTCGCGCGCCTGCTCGGCGGCGCGCCGAAGCCGGTCAGGGCCTACAATTCGAAGGGGCTCGGCATCATGCCGGCGGGCGCCGCCGTGGACGAAGCCCACAAGCTGCTGGCCGAAGGTTTTCACGCCGCAAAGATCCGCGTCGGCCGGCCCGATGCGCGGGAGGATCTCGCCGTGGTGCGCGCGGTGCGCAAGGCCGTCGGCGATCAGGTCACGCTGATGTGCGACTACAACCAGGCCCTGACGGTCACCGAGGCCATCCGCCGCGGCGAGATGCTCGACGACGAGGGGCTGACCTGGATCGAGGAGCCGGTCCGCCACGACGATTACGCTGGTAACGCGCGCATTGCGGATGCGCTCCGCACGCCGGTCCAGATCGGCGAGAATTTTGACAGCGCCTTCTCGATGCAATCAGCGCTGTCCGCGGAGGCCTGCGATTACGTGATGCCCGATGTCCAGCGCATCGGCGGCGTCACCGGGTGGCTCCGCGCCGCCGCGCTCGCACATGCCGCCGGCATCGAGATGTCGACGCACCTGTTCTCGGAAGTGAGCGCGCACCTGCTCTGCGTGACGCCGACCGCGCACTGGCTGGAATATGTCGACTGGGCCGACGCGGTGCTGGCGACACGATTGCAGATCAAGGACGGCTTTGCCCTGCCGGGCGAGGAGCCGGGTAACGGGATTGCCTGGGACGAGGCGGCGGTGAAGAAGTATCTCGTCTGA
- a CDS encoding flavin monoamine oxidase family protein, with protein MRSLFARLHRRYGPRISGAERQRRVKDKLALQPTPPTIRSPTALRALAVRRPKVAIIGGGFAGLMAASELVAHCEVTLFEARDRFGGRVLSKKKPSGIVEAGGELIGYNHPLWLKYAKRFELGLSVITSDTNFDALELDMPVFLDGHKLSDGQMKRVYHEMDDAFGKLSRWAGRVKPDKPWRAKGARKLDARTIAEWIASLDCSKLTKHAMEEQFSNDAGQPTTKQSLLANLAVVAGGRMKDQIDAFFTQTETLRCSEGNQELAIRLAQDIEDKGASTNLSTPVRAIRIDSEGVTLEFSPCGNGTARAPFAADYAVLAIPPSLWPDSPNAKITITPHLPHDYYVTMGTAVKYLSPLKKRFWIGEGLAPTAISNQFGVTWEGTDNQIAPPEHPVELSLFAGADVAAEALKHYRPGDQTQVDAFYAQQIGSVYKGYVAHLADQPEFMAWPRDEWTAAGYSCPAPGEVCRAGPLLARGFEDRLFFAGEHTCFAYFGYMEGALQSGQTAAAAIIKAIDKQPEALGTARTSNSVIGSGRLAAAKP; from the coding sequence ATGCGTTCGCTGTTTGCGCGGCTGCACCGGCGTTACGGGCCCAGGATTTCGGGGGCGGAGCGCCAGCGGCGGGTCAAGGACAAGCTCGCCCTTCAACCCACCCCACCCACGATCCGCTCACCCACCGCGCTCCGCGCGCTGGCGGTGCGACGCCCGAAAGTCGCGATCATCGGCGGCGGCTTCGCCGGCCTGATGGCGGCCTCCGAGCTCGTCGCGCATTGCGAGGTGACGCTGTTCGAGGCCCGCGACCGCTTCGGCGGCCGCGTTCTCAGCAAGAAGAAGCCGAGCGGGATCGTCGAGGCCGGCGGCGAGCTGATCGGCTACAACCATCCGCTCTGGCTGAAATATGCCAAGCGGTTCGAGCTCGGCCTCTCCGTCATCACCTCGGACACCAATTTCGACGCGCTCGAGCTCGACATGCCGGTGTTTCTCGACGGCCACAAGCTCTCCGACGGCCAGATGAAGCGGGTCTATCACGAGATGGACGACGCTTTCGGCAAGCTCAGCCGGTGGGCCGGCCGGGTCAAGCCTGACAAGCCCTGGCGCGCCAAGGGTGCAAGGAAGCTCGACGCCAGGACGATTGCGGAGTGGATCGCCAGCCTCGACTGCTCGAAGCTCACCAAGCACGCCATGGAGGAGCAGTTCTCCAACGACGCCGGCCAGCCGACCACCAAGCAGAGCCTTCTTGCTAATCTGGCCGTCGTCGCGGGCGGACGGATGAAGGACCAGATCGACGCCTTCTTCACCCAGACCGAGACTTTGCGCTGCTCGGAAGGTAATCAGGAGCTCGCCATTCGTCTCGCGCAGGACATCGAGGACAAGGGCGCCAGCACCAACCTGTCGACGCCGGTGCGCGCCATCCGCATCGACAGCGAAGGAGTGACCCTGGAATTCAGCCCCTGCGGCAACGGAACGGCACGCGCGCCCTTCGCCGCCGATTATGCCGTGCTCGCGATACCCCCGAGCCTGTGGCCGGACTCACCCAACGCCAAGATCACGATCACGCCCCACCTGCCGCACGACTACTACGTCACGATGGGGACGGCGGTGAAATATCTCAGCCCGCTCAAGAAGCGCTTCTGGATCGGCGAGGGCCTCGCCCCAACCGCCATCTCGAACCAGTTCGGTGTCACCTGGGAAGGGACGGACAACCAGATCGCCCCGCCGGAGCACCCGGTCGAGCTCAGCCTGTTCGCCGGCGCCGACGTCGCGGCGGAAGCTCTCAAGCACTACCGGCCCGGTGACCAGACGCAGGTCGACGCGTTCTACGCGCAGCAGATCGGCAGCGTCTACAAGGGCTATGTCGCGCATCTGGCCGATCAACCGGAGTTCATGGCCTGGCCGCGCGACGAATGGACCGCCGCCGGCTATTCCTGTCCCGCCCCCGGCGAGGTCTGCCGCGCCGGGCCGCTGCTCGCCAGGGGCTTCGAGGACCGCCTGTTCTTTGCCGGTGAGCACACCTGCTTTGCCTATTTCGGTTACATGGAAGGCGCTCTCCAGTCCGGCCAGACGGCGGCGGCTGCGATCATCAAGGCGATCGACAAGCAGCCTGAAGCGCTTGGCACTGCCCGGACTAGCAATTCTGTCATAGGCTCGGGGCGCCTTGCGGCGGCGAAGCCGTGA
- a CDS encoding adenylate/guanylate cyclase domain-containing protein, protein MKQEISEEQRKSGILTGAVIALLLLALPVAVWLDLTDLSKTALRRQAADLNSVITSVRSYYASNVVGRILANPDGTTRVVHNYESVPGAIPIPATLSLELGRVIGAQQENITYRFVSDFPFQNRAAHQLDKFEKDALDALRKDPEQKIVETETSLFSDKVRLVAPVTMGPACVSCHNSHPESPKKDWKVSDIRGIQEVIIAQPIAANIFSFKFLLAYFLIAAGCGLSFLSLQRRQAGRIKGMNKELESANDFLASLSMKISRYIPPQVYKSIFSGQKDVTIHTERKKLTIFFSDIQNFTATAERLQPELLTQLLNEYFTEMSAIAHEYGGTIDKFIGDAMLIFFGDPETRGDRADAEACLQMAWRMQQRLAELNAKWRASGIEQPFRSRMGINSGYCNVGNFGSSDRMDYTIIGAEANLAARLQSIAEPGGIVLSYETFALVSDIVRAHALPAITMKGISREIIPYSVDALNDAAAERSGVITERAPGLELYLDPAVVKSGDAARVRSLLENALASLKPA, encoded by the coding sequence GTGAAACAAGAGATCTCCGAAGAACAGCGCAAGAGCGGCATCCTCACGGGGGCCGTGATCGCCTTGCTCCTGCTCGCTTTGCCGGTCGCGGTGTGGCTGGACCTGACCGACCTCAGCAAGACCGCGCTGCGCCGGCAGGCCGCCGACCTCAACTCGGTGATCACGAGCGTGCGCAGCTACTATGCGTCCAACGTCGTCGGCCGCATCCTGGCCAATCCTGATGGCACCACCAGGGTCGTGCACAATTACGAATCCGTCCCCGGTGCGATCCCGATCCCGGCGACGCTGTCGCTGGAGCTCGGACGGGTGATCGGCGCGCAGCAGGAGAACATCACCTACCGCTTCGTCTCGGATTTCCCGTTCCAGAACCGCGCCGCGCACCAGCTCGACAAGTTCGAGAAGGACGCGCTCGACGCGCTTCGCAAGGACCCCGAGCAGAAGATCGTCGAGACCGAGACCTCGCTGTTCTCCGACAAGGTCCGGCTGGTCGCGCCCGTCACGATGGGCCCGGCCTGCGTCAGCTGCCACAACAGCCACCCCGAGAGCCCGAAGAAGGACTGGAAGGTCAGTGACATCAGAGGCATCCAGGAGGTGATCATCGCGCAGCCGATCGCCGCCAACATCTTCTCGTTCAAGTTCCTGCTGGCCTATTTCCTGATCGCCGCGGGCTGCGGCCTGTCGTTCCTCTCGCTCCAGCGCCGACAGGCCGGCCGTATCAAGGGCATGAACAAGGAGCTCGAATCCGCCAACGACTTCCTGGCTTCGTTGTCGATGAAGATCTCGCGCTACATCCCGCCCCAGGTCTACAAGAGCATCTTCAGCGGCCAGAAGGACGTCACCATCCACACCGAGCGCAAGAAGCTCACGATCTTCTTCTCCGACATCCAGAATTTTACGGCGACCGCGGAGCGGCTGCAGCCGGAATTGTTGACCCAGCTCCTCAACGAGTATTTCACCGAGATGTCGGCGATCGCCCATGAATATGGCGGCACCATCGACAAGTTCATCGGCGATGCCATGCTGATCTTCTTCGGCGACCCCGAGACCAGAGGCGACCGTGCGGACGCTGAGGCCTGCCTCCAGATGGCCTGGCGCATGCAGCAGCGTCTTGCCGAGCTCAATGCGAAGTGGCGCGCCTCCGGCATCGAGCAGCCGTTCCGCTCGCGGATGGGCATCAATTCCGGCTATTGCAATGTCGGCAATTTCGGCAGCAGCGACCGCATGGACTACACCATCATCGGTGCCGAAGCGAACCTCGCCGCGCGCCTGCAATCGATCGCCGAGCCCGGCGGCATCGTGCTGAGCTACGAGACCTTTGCGCTGGTCAGCGACATCGTCCGCGCGCACGCGCTGCCCGCGATCACGATGAAGGGCATCAGCCGCGAAATCATTCCCTATTCGGTCGACGCGCTCAACGACGCGGCGGCGGAGCGGAGCGGGGTCATCACCGAGCGCGCGCCCGGCCTCGAGCTGTATCTCGACCCTGCCGTGGTGAAGTCAGGCGATGCCGCGCGCGTCCGCTCGCTGCTGGAAAACGCGCTGGCTTCGCTGAAGCCGGCGTGA
- a CDS encoding ABC transporter substrate-binding protein, whose translation MVNARGGINGRKIRFITRDDNSDPATALELTRNLVEKDDVHLMFGSFGTPGNIATRWYLNEKRIPQLFVASGDEELSQAKAFPWTMGWQPSFRSEGRIYANYIQAYYPKKKIVVLWQNDQFGRMLYRGIQEGLGDLNRLVLVDIAFDIADEHLEGHVSILKRAGADIFVFLGVPSTASKVIKLAASLKWRPVIIVNDASASIANAMAPAGLENSAGVISAAFLKDPSDPAWKNDPAMKDWFAFMDKYHHVESTNNSAAVYGYGAAEALTQVLKQCGDDLSRENIMRQAASLRDQQPSVALPNIRMSTSPNSYLPIKQMRLVQFDGRSWQPFGDVIETAFTEGAAR comes from the coding sequence ATGGTCAACGCGCGCGGCGGCATCAACGGCCGCAAGATCCGCTTCATCACGCGCGACGACAATTCCGATCCGGCCACCGCGCTGGAGCTGACGCGCAATCTGGTCGAGAAGGACGACGTGCACCTGATGTTCGGCTCGTTCGGCACGCCCGGCAATATCGCCACGCGCTGGTACCTGAACGAGAAGAGAATCCCGCAGCTGTTCGTCGCATCCGGCGACGAGGAGCTGAGCCAGGCCAAGGCGTTTCCCTGGACCATGGGCTGGCAGCCGTCGTTCCGGTCGGAGGGGCGCATCTATGCCAACTATATCCAGGCCTATTACCCCAAGAAGAAGATCGTGGTGCTCTGGCAGAACGACCAGTTCGGACGCATGCTCTACAGGGGCATCCAGGAAGGTCTCGGCGACCTGAACCGCCTCGTCCTCGTCGACATCGCCTTCGACATTGCCGATGAGCATCTCGAAGGACACGTCTCGATCCTCAAGCGCGCCGGCGCCGACATCTTCGTCTTCCTCGGCGTGCCGTCGACGGCGTCCAAGGTGATCAAGCTGGCGGCCTCGCTCAAATGGCGCCCGGTCATCATCGTCAACGACGCCTCCGCCTCGATCGCTAACGCGATGGCGCCCGCGGGCCTGGAGAATTCGGCCGGCGTGATCTCGGCGGCTTTCCTGAAGGATCCGAGCGACCCCGCATGGAAGAACGACCCCGCCATGAAGGACTGGTTCGCCTTCATGGACAAGTACCACCACGTCGAAAGCACCAACAACAGCGCCGCGGTCTACGGCTACGGCGCCGCCGAGGCGCTGACGCAGGTGCTGAAGCAATGCGGCGACGACCTGTCGCGCGAGAACATCATGCGTCAGGCGGCTTCGCTGAGGGATCAGCAGCCCTCCGTTGCCTTGCCCAACATCAGGATGAGCACCTCGCCCAACAGCTACCTGCCGATCAAGCAGATGCGGCTTGTCCAGTTCGACGGCCGTTCCTGGCAACCTTTTGGCGATGTGATCGAGACCGCGTTCACGGAAGGGGCGGCGCGGTGA
- a CDS encoding response regulator, with protein sequence MAHRILIVDDEGHIREVIRVALKKAGMDVVEARDGKEALARFAADRPDLIVLDIGMPEFDGLDVCREVRKTSDVPILFLSARDEEIDRILGLEIGGDDYVTKPFSPRELVARVNVILRRLSPRNGEAKAGPAALSQGGLLIDPEQHVATFAGTPLKLTAIEFGILRAFLTRPTSVFNREQLMRAAYQLNIQVSDRTIDSHIRNIRAKLAAHDCENVIETIHGVGFKLGRCEKEA encoded by the coding sequence TTGGCGCATCGCATTCTCATCGTCGACGACGAGGGCCACATCCGCGAGGTCATCCGCGTCGCCCTGAAGAAGGCCGGCATGGACGTGGTCGAGGCGCGCGACGGCAAGGAGGCACTCGCCCGCTTTGCCGCCGACAGGCCCGACCTGATCGTGCTCGACATCGGAATGCCCGAATTCGACGGGCTCGATGTCTGCCGCGAGGTGCGCAAGACCTCCGACGTGCCGATCCTGTTCCTGTCGGCGCGCGACGAGGAGATCGACCGCATCCTTGGCCTCGAGATCGGCGGCGACGATTACGTGACCAAGCCGTTCAGCCCGCGCGAGCTGGTGGCGCGGGTCAACGTCATCCTGCGCCGCCTCAGCCCGCGCAATGGCGAGGCCAAGGCGGGGCCGGCCGCACTGTCGCAAGGCGGCCTCCTGATCGATCCCGAGCAGCATGTCGCGACCTTTGCCGGCACGCCGCTGAAACTGACCGCCATCGAGTTCGGCATCTTGCGCGCCTTCCTGACCCGGCCGACCTCGGTGTTCAACCGCGAGCAGCTGATGCGCGCGGCCTATCAGCTCAACATCCAGGTCTCCGACCGCACCATCGACAGCCACATCCGCAACATCCGCGCCAAGCTCGCGGCGCACGATTGCGAGAACGTGATCGAGACCATCCACGGCGTCGGATTCAAGCTCGGCCGCTGCGAGAAAGAGGCATGA